A window of Daucus carota subsp. sativus chromosome 2, DH1 v3.0, whole genome shotgun sequence genomic DNA:
ATCTTAATCTCTACTTACAAGCAAGAAAAATTAAtgccttttcaaaaaaaatctctCAAACAACTTGCTACTCAAACATGCCTTATCAAAAGGTATCTCGACACAACTTGCTACTCAAACATGTCTTATCAAAAGATATCTAAAACAAGTTTAAGCAAACATGCCTTATCAAAAGATATCTCAAATTATGAGTCTCACACGTTCTTTAGTTGCTGGCTACTATCTGCCATGTCAAGCCTGATATATTGAGATAATCTTCTACAGATTTTATAAGGCACAAGCAACTTTTGTAGAAGAACATGTCCAATACATAAAGTAAATAAAACCATACCTACAAGAATCTACAGTTACTATCCTTTTCACAATCGACGTGTACATAGTATTGTACATATGTGATGAGATGTCCCTATGCGCCTTTCAGCTAAACGGCTTCAACATATTTTCATAAACTGAAAAACCATTACACTCTTGTGCCATCTATGACTTTTAGAATCATAAATAACCCGAACCGTGGACTACTGGCTTCATCATTCAATCACCTTGATGTTTGTTCAGAAGTACCTCTTCTAGGAAAACTTTGATAGAGTATCATCAACATTGGACAAATTGATTAACGAACCTTGATCAAGTATCATTAACCTTGATCAAATAGATAAACATCATTTATTGCAAAAAACCTATTTTACTCCGACTCGGGTACGAGTGTGGGACGTGACATATATCAAAGTGCCCGAGTGTCGGACTCGAAAATTCTATAAATTGGGGACACTGTCACATTTTTGTACTGCATTACTCTGATTGGTGATGCTAGGTATTAGAAATGACAACTAAATCAGGTACAATTTAATGGCTCTCTCCCATTGCTCTGTTACCTTGCAAATTTTCAGTTACCAGCATCTTAAATATGGGCCACACAGTAAATCAGAATTGACTGGAATCTACATAGTGCTTCATGAAAAAGAAGGTAAAGAAATAATCCTAATGCTGTAAAAAGTGAAATGGGGGATTTAAAAGGCTTTCACAACTAAGGGTGTAGTTATGATAAACATATGCATGACATTTTCCTGTGATGCGATTCTGCAAATCAGAGCTACAGTTTCATTCTCCTCCAATTTCCCAGTTCATAGAGCAGTGCTACAAGGCAGAAAGCATTTGAGGACACTGGTCACTGACAAAAAAAATGGGTCAAGCTCGGAAGATATAATGATCTGATAGTAAGAGGAATTTTGTAGTATAGTCAGCCTATAAATGAACCATGCTAAACTAATCATGTACATAAAATTTAAGCAATCATGCATGTTTACAAGAAATCCCGGAGATTAAGACATGAACGTGACGTACCATTGTGGTAGAGGTATGTATAACTACTAAACCATATCTGTTGGCTGCTGTAGAGGTTCATGTGGCATTCCTCCCTGAAAATGTTATGGTTCGGGCAACAGGAAATTACATAATGAAGAAAACTGACTAACATATTTAACAATTAGAATCAGAAGTAATAATGCAGTGTAACACTAACAGCGTCAGACAACTGGTCTCTTATGGAGTACATTGACTGCATCATCGTGTTTAAATTGTCTTTAGCTAGCTGGAACGCCACATTTGTTTCCTTTGTTTGTGTAAGCACATTACTTTGAAGCTGCGAGGCCAAGGAATAAGtaaccaaaagataaataatCAATTAGCTGGTTCACTATCACTCCAAATAATATGATCTTACATATGCTTTAAACCATATTAATCATAAAACAAGGGAAGACAATGTAATAGTAGTAAATACAAGTTTTCTCTGCAAACCTTCAAATTAATAACTGCACGAGGCTCCATCAGTTCGTCACCCTGATTCTCCATTTTCCATGACATGTTTTTATATCTGGGCAAAGTACTCTGGGAAAAAGTCAGGACAACAAAACATTCAATACTCAGTCCAATCACCAATGTATACTAAGATTCAGAACCGCCATTGccataacataaataaaaactTACCCGATCTTTTTGAATATCTTCCCGCCACTCACTGTGGAACTTCTGCAGAAGAAGTGTCAAAAGCCTCTGCATTTCAATCGAGACTTCAGCTGGAAACAATTTGTGAATCTCATCCTTACTAACATTCTCTTGAACACATTGCCTAATCAACATTCGCAGGCAAACTAAAAGCTGGAATCATAGAGAGTTGAAACTCACATCAGTCAAGTGGAGCTGCAGATATcctaattattattatgttcaAGGAGGGGCGACATACATATTTAGGGGTAaatcgaactcgactcgtttttTCAGGATAAACACGAAAATAACATGACACCCCCCAATTAAGTCAAATTAGAACTTAAAGACTCGTTTATTCCTCTGACATATACACTCATTCTGATCAAATTAAGCAAGTTACAAAGATGACAAGATATATGACAGTATGAACACCATATGTATGATAAAATGAACTGAGTAATTATAAAGTACGGGAGGTGTGTATAGAAATACATACAGGATCGAGCTGAGAATCGGGGAGCGAATCGAGAATTTCGCAAAAGAGGCGACGATCAGTGGCGTCGAGGCCGGTGTTGCGAGTTCTCCAGAGGGCTTGAAGAATGTATTCTAGTGATTCTTTTGATTTCGCACGCATCAGCAAATCTAAATGACTCCATATGTTCGTGTTGCTGCTGCTATTCTTCTCCATCTCCATTCTCAATCACTgttttttctctttttgtttCACAATTAGGGTTTGGGGTTTAACATCATCGCATATACTCGCGAAGAACAATTATatatggaaacaattttttttggtaaaTAATTAAACATCTAGTTTTGTTTAAAGTTCTTGGTTAACATAGATTCACTTGGAAAATGATAAACAAGAATTCTTTTTTTGGGTTTAGGATGAAAATATTTGtggaaacaaaattattttgacagataacttaattatttaatttaatcaaacttTCTTGAcatataaattcatttttttgtcCGAATGTTTGTGTGTTGACGACTTGAcgttgttagagcatctccaaccatctaagagcatctccaaccgtagagtacccttagctaaaatgtgaATTGACataccataattaaaaattatagccaacatcGTCAAAAAAGTACACTCCAACCACgcccacctgttgtctataattttagccaacctcctatggatggctaaatttgtcgaacctctacaggtctgtaagaaaatctgtaggaagattgcacatcatttattaccatattgaactgatatattctattttaacaatttgaaatattaataacatactatttttaaattatagccaaccaagatagccaataccattgaagcaaaatgtgttacaggttcagcaaattttacataaaatcttacaggtccaatttagccaacgattatagccaacgccgttggagatgctctaaagctcttggctaaaatgtgagttggcatacctaaaataaaaaaatttagctaacagctccaaaaactcaactccaaccatgctcacctgttgtctataaatttagccaacctcctatggatggctaaatttgtcgaacctctacaggtctgtaagaaaaatctgtaggaagattgtacatcatttattaccatattgaactgatatattctattttaacaatttaaaatattaataacatactatttttaaattatagccaaccaatatagccagtaccattgaagcaaaatgtcttacaggttcagcaaattttacataatgtcttacagatccaatttagccaacgattatagccaacaccgttggagatgctcttactagTGTAATCTAACTTAAGCAGTTTCaatttagatataatttttaattatttttatgaataaatctTATGGATAATCTGAATAAAATAGATGACTGATTCATTAAGATACTAGTAATTTTATGGAACCGGGtttcaaatatacaaaattacaaactgttaaacaaaaattaaaaataattctctAAATAAAACCATCTCAAGTCAACACAAAATGCTGATCGAGTCAACTCCGCCGGGGATGAGAATGAAACTCTGGCTAGAAAATTTTAGAAAGCAATTCTAGACTAGAAGCATTTGAACGTGAAGGAAAGGCAACAATAGCAAACGCATGGGCAAGTTAACACACAGGTTCAATTAACCAAAACAGGGAACCACGTTGAGAGAGAACGCAAACACAAACTTAAAGATTCTAGAAAGAGTCCTCTCTGGTGATAAATAGTTAAATAGTATAAAACTTCATTCAAGTCCACTCTCAAATTTAAGTATCTTTTGaataatttgttttatatggattaaaatacaaaattccTACAGTCCCGGTTCCATCATATTACTTCCTGTaagattttcagcttcaaacaaGCGAACATTGAGAAATCAGGGTACTCAGTATACAAATGCACAAAGGCTAAATAAGAATTACAAAGAGAAGAACTTTAACCCCGTGGAGGGGGTCAGCACCAGACTGCAAAATAATTCCATATATCTCATCTTCAAGAAAAGATGCAAAGCATCCTTGTTGAAGTGCTCCACTACAAATGTAATTGTAACACAGAATCATAATTAAAGTCTGAAAGTCAATCACAGATTGCTTACTTCATTCCTGATTATGTTGTGGAGACAAGGTCTTGCGAAAATATCCCAATCAGGTCCTTCCAGTAAAGCTTAAATCTGGCTTCATGCAAAAATCTATCTGCAATTAGCCAGGAACCATGAGGTAGGTTTCCTCAGTGCTGCATAATAAAAAGACACTATGTGCTTTAAAGTTTGAACAAGTAAAACAGACCACAGGCACCACCGCACCAGTAATGACTCTCGGGAGAGCAGAAAGAATTAACTTGCCAACAGGGAAAACACAATTTCGGACTAAATTCTCTGTACATAATTTGAAGAATCAAACCAACAAACTTGTAACAAATACTTTATATAGCAATCTTGGATTCTTTACATAATTATGTAAGAAGTAATGTGAATATGTATGCAAAAGTCTATGGTTCTAATTAGGCGCGGAAGAGCACAATTTTAAGGGATTAAAAGCATATTCTTCACCAATAATCACCACAGGAACACTTCCCATCCTGAAAACGATGGAATCTACTGGCGTCCCTCAATACAATTTCACAATTAGTTACCATTGCTATTAATTTTACTGCATTGTGACAATCGTTGCAAATTCTGTGACTCTGCACAAGATGCAATGGTGTTGAGTCCTGAGTGTTTAACAGTCCAAAAGAAATCGCCAGCTTTTCACTGTGATACAGTTGCAACCGCCCTTCTTGTTTATCCACATCAGGAAGCAAGGTGTTGTTCTCAAGGGCATAGCCATGTTTTGTGATCTCAAGCATCAGTTTGTCTAGATTCTCGTATATCTCTTTTGTTTGGGCATACGACTTATCTCCAGAATGAAAAACGTAAGATTGTTTCTTGATCTCGATCCAAGTGCATGCTGGCAACATTCTCAAACCCTTTTTTCTTAAGGTGTTGAAGATGGAAGCAGCTTCCTCTGACTTCCCTAAACTGTTATATACATTTAAAAGCACAATATAGTTACTAAGCTTCTCTGGTTCCATACCATAAATTCTCTCAGCTGCTAATTTCCCAAGAACCAAATTCTTGTTGAATCTACAAGCTGTCAGCAAGGCAGCCCACATGTTCACAGTTGGCTTAAAAGGACAATCACTTATTAAGGCAAATGCTTCATCCAGATGCCCTTCTCTACCCAATAATTCAATCATACATGCATAGTGCATTGCACGGGGCTTCACTTTGTGATCCCTACTCATAGATTCAAATATTTCCCATCCATAGTCTTGTAAGTTTGAATAGCTACAAGCAGATAAAACAGCAAGAAAAGTCACATGATTAGGCATCACTCCTTCATAAGTCATCCTATGAAACAACCTGACTGCCTCAATTCCTAAGCCATGGCTTCCATATCCAGCAATCAAGGCATTCCAAGATATGACATTCTTGTGAGGCATCTTCTCAAAAACATTTCGAGCATCTTCTATTCTTCCCCATTTGCTGTAGAAGTCCACAAGCGCTGTATTAGCTACCATATCCAACCCAAAACCATTGCGAACCAATCCTGCATGAGCTTGTTTGGCATGTTCTAGAGATCCTAACCTCGTACAGACTCTAATAATTATCGAGAATGTGAAGTGGTCCATTTTCACACCAGAATCTAGCATTTCATAGTATATAGCCAAAGCTTCTTCACTATAACCATGCAGAGCATAACCTGCTATGATAGAGTTCCATCCTACAGTGGTTTTCGTGGGCATCAAATCAAATACACACTGAGCATCATCTATGTTGCCACACTTGCTATACATGTCGATTAATGCAGAAGATAGGAAAACATCTCCAGCTATCCCCATTTTCACGGTAATTGAATGCAATTGTCTTCCCGGGGAAATACGCTCCAAACCAGCTGCTGCTCGAATCATTGTTGCAAAACTACGACACCCAACACCAAGATCCGAATATTCCTCCCACGCTGTTAAGAACAACCGAAACGCCTCAATGTAGTCTCCCGAATCCACAAGCCCCCCAATGATCGTATTCCAAGAAACCAAATTCCTCTccggcatttcatcaaacaaatATCGCGCATCAATCATCATCTTACACTTCACATGCATCAACAACATCCGATTCCTCAAATACTGATCTGGCTCAAACCCACTATTGATCATAAAACTAAACACCCTCTTCACCCCTCTAATCGATCTCAACGAAATACAAGCATCCACCAATGCatcataagtactactacctaAATCATGATCACCCTCAATTTCCAAAATCTCAAACAATTCAAGAGCCTCCTTATACCTCTTATAAACAACTAGCTTCTCTATCTGACCAGCAAGACCAGAACTATTACCACCAATCCGAGGTTTATCTACATTTACTTTCTCCTCATCAACTTCAattcttgatggctttggcaCAGGCCTAGGTTTCAAACCTTGTTCGACATAAGAACAACTAATCTGAAAAAGTGGGATCTTTGATTTTCTTGAAATTAAAGAAATTTCATGTAATCTTCTAAAATTCGAGTGCAAAAATGGGAACTTGCAACTATTTTTAATCTGTTCAAATGATAAACATTGAAATCTTGACAATGGGATATCCATGTTTATTTACATGCGCCAaacaacatatatatgtatgtaaagCAATGGCGTAGACTGTAGAGTAAAGTGAAGATTACCTTAATAAGCTGTGATTTTTCAATTGTATTGTGGCTGCAAATTTGGAAATATAGGAGAATTGTGAAATTATTTAGTACAAGCTCCTTCAGAACTGGGGCTTCAACTCAAGTCTCGTTAGTTTAAGAACTCGGAGTTTATTACGAGGTTTGAGATGCATAGGAAGTTCCGCCAATGTATCTACACTTTTTTGTGAGTTCGTTTAACAACCTTCCGTGTGGCTTTGATTTTTCcaattattttatcaaaatattaatacatgATTACAGAAGTGTCAAGTCATTAATATAtcacacataaaaaaaattgtacagaATGAAGACTAAAAATAAAGGATTTGCATCAAAAGTATAGATAAAATAGTgagtaatttgtgatttttatttatgtaaacaGCGTGATAACTATTGTGATATAAGGTTGCCCGGAAAAATtccatttatttttatgttgttATTAATATTAGTGCAGTTATAGTGATTGAATGGACAAATAATAACTgataaaataagaaatttaataaatttacatattttattaataatagatTCGacagaaattaaatatatattattccctAAAAGATATTTTGGAGAAGCCCACAGCTGCCAAAATGATGTTGGAGAAATGTTTACGGCCTTTTTACAGATTTCCAATGAATCTGTTAGATTGGACCTCTAAGAGTAAGAAGGCCTTGTGCTAGCTGGGCTTCTATACTTCCATTTTTCGCTTTGGTATCCGGAACAATCTCATCTTGTATTCggtcaatcaatcaatatatcaagggtcctgttccctgacaactgATTGTCAGGGAACAGTTACACAACAAGCTGTTTCTAAGCCGTTGGATCGATGATCCAACGGCTGAGACAAAAGATAGGATTTTTAAGTgtccgcggtaaataaccgcggacaCACTGTCTTTCCGTGTTTTGTTACGCGGACACATGGGGTATCCGCGCTTTTTTTCCGCGGACACAAAAAAAACCGTAGTATTTTTACGATTGCGACACAAATTAACGCAGGCTTTCCAACCCACCCACCCAAACCAGTTTCACTTATCTCTCCGGTTTCACTTATCTCTCCGGTTTCACTTATCTCTCCCACCTCAACCAAtttcgggtcggatcgggttgAACTGAAGGCAGTTAGTTGAAGGGGAATGGGTCTGAGCAGAACAGATTTCCCCAACAACAGCCACCTCCTCCTGCTCCAAGGGTATGTCTCTCTCCCCAGATCTGCAGTATTTTTATGGATGAGATTCGGACGCTGTGGATCAGAGATCTGCAGTATTTTATGGATGAGAATTATCTGTGGAGCTGCTTTAGTCAATCTGGAGAGGTATTGAgtgatttttatttgtttgagAGGGAGGAGAACAtgaaaattagggttttatGCTTGTGAATGTGTGTTTAAAGTTTGCGTGGTTCATTCTGGATTgtccgcggtaaataaccgcggatacCCCATGTGTCCGCGTAACAAAACGCGGAATGACAGAgtatccgcggttatttaccgcggacACTTAAAAACCGAATCTTTtaccccagccgttggatcgtcgaTCCAACGGCTTAGAAACAGGTTGTTGTGTAACTGTTCCCTGACAATcagttgtcagggaacaggacccatatatcaatatataaaggAGAATACGGGCGCATCTATAATTGCTaaattcagtcttctgatttttcttaaattttcggatagaaaatataatcctattctttttagaattactaaataagaaaagaattgtaatatctttagaattcaataagaaatactaaataagaaaagaattgtatcatctttagaattcaatacgaaatacaaaataagaaaagaattgtatcatctttagaattcaataagaaaagagttgtattacttttagaattcttgaacctgattttttgaattataaatatattttctatccgaaaatttaagaaaaatcagaagactgaatcgagcaattctagatatatattgattttattttcgataagatatatagaaGAATAATCTAATACTAGGTCTGTAATTACAACTGTGTTTAAAAGTCTAAATAgtagacacaaataataaattagataaCACGATATGTtcgaatcataaaatttaaatagtagacacaaataataaattagatgaCACGATATGTTCGAATCACAAAATGTATTAACTCGACGTGTCTAGAATTATTGAattcagtcttataattttcttaattaaatttcaaattgaaaataaaattataacataaaaatcaggttaaaaaaatacaattcttattttcaaaagttgtaGCGCTAAACTAACGTCGTTCCATAATGATCAAGAAGATAACATCTCAATcatgaaaacatttttgagatcTTCGCAGCCTCATTCAAATAGTATGCATGAACTTACAATCAATCTCGATAAcagttcgattcagtcttataattttcttgaatttcgaataaaaaataaaattataattcaaaaaattaagttCAAGGAtcttaaaggtaatacaattcttttttttattggattctaaaaataataaaattcttttctcataattttcttaaatttcggataaaaaatataattataatttataaaatcaagttcaacgattccaaaagttaatacaattcttttcgttttggattctaaagataatacaattcttttcttatttatgaatcttaaaagaaataggattatatttatttaaactaacaatcatagataaaatacaatttatatttaagatttgtaaggtaatacgtacaatttttatttcgaatagaaaataaaagattgtaaagatattaatcattaaaaaaacaattagcaaaaaaattagagccaaaaaagaataataatttttaactaataaataggaatcataaaatgaaaataattaaaaaataaaataggatatataaaataggaatcatatattgattttatgataatgtaaatgattcttaattagtattgtgtttgacgggcacgggagacGGCCCAAACTAacttttatctaaataataataaattttctattagtattatgttggaCGGGAAAGTGGCCAATAATTTTTTATCGaagttataatatgattttttttgttaaaacgggaccacggcttaaaataattttcatccaaatataatctttaacttcatcataattataataatttttcattagTAGTGTGAAActattatctatattataattttttgttattattactgtgtttgacaagagagcggctcaaactaatttttatctatattattatatttaattttatcatcattataataataattgattaatattatctttgatgggagggcggttcaaacaatttttttttattagtattgtgtttgacaggagggccacttaaacaaatttttatattaattataatattttttttattaatgatatgtttaacaggaacatgactcaaaataacttttatgcaattataatattaattcgtatcaaaatttataaaaaattcataacgccgccgcgaagcgcggctttattcactagttttataaataatttaaatctgatgaAAAAGgttatattcaaataaaatttaatctcAAATATGAATACTTATATTCCCGCCATAtcattttttacaaaataatctTATCTAAATATCCGAATGATccataattcatattttttaatagctTGAAAACAAGGGTGTGGATCGCATGAAACTATCAACAGTATTTTCTTTCACAAAAGtataaattctaaatttttgataaaaaagattAATCATAATGTTTTGTAAATGAAGGGCCTGCAGTGTATTATAGCAAAAGTTACTTATTTTGGGATTTTTATCTTTTAACGATTTTCTTTTTGATAATATTACATTTATGTGAGTATATCAATATAAAGGTCATTCGATCAAAACTTAAGgcatattattttgataaaagttttttatatgaaatatattgatCGGTTTTTCTAGCATGTGCTCATGCCACATGCTAGCTGcggaattttataaatttgagagattttgatGATCTCGTATATCTTAATAGTGAACCGCCTGCATATACAAGTATACAACATTCCACACTAATCAAAATCTCTCAGACATATAAAATTCCGCTCATTGGCACACACCAGACAAACCTCTTGTATTGATTACCAGCTCTATACAACTGATATTCAACTATCAACTATTCTGAAAACAAATACCAAGTGTCGGACTATGATACACGAATCATTATCGTATATTATCATGGAGTGATGGGTTCTTAGGTGGTCTCTAGATCTTTTATCACACCCCCATATCGCAAAGGACCTCTTTTTCCTTTTAAGGGTAATGACTAAAGCCTTAAAAGATGACTTTAGTTTGGGGACTTTGTAAACTTTTAAGCCTTCTAGCCTCTCACATGCACGCTGTCTGCCCACCACACTCCCTGACTCCCTCCGCTTTTAATTTTCTTCTCACCCATTCAAGTATTTTGTGACACCAGCTTTGAGACAAATAGATCCCAACAAATTATTCCTCGGCCCCTTGACACTGTTCTAGGATTAGATCTTGCTGTTCTCCCTCCAATCTTCACATGTGCTTACATTATTGTTGGGAGTAGCATATGTGGATTGTGGGGAGTAGCCTATAGCTTGAATATAAACCTGCGTCAAAATAACTCTAAAATGAGGTATTTCGAGAGATGTCCAAAAATAATTGTAAAGTTAGATTGTTTAGCAGATCCAACAATTATGCCCTCTTCCATGTTTGTAATATACAAAATTCATATCATACCCTGTTCCACGTTGCACATTTGGTAGGTTGATCCCTTGTCCAGCTCCCAGAGTTTTCGAACGGAGGAACATGATCGATTCTTGAATCTTGGATAATGGCATAATGCCATTAAATTATCAAAACAAGTGTCTAAAATACTACCAGAACACCAAAGTTGTAATCATATACAAATACTCTCTATGCAAATCTATATATACAACTGTATTTGAATGcgtattttgataaaaataaacactatgaaatactccctctgtcccattttaactgatgcttgactttttaacacgtatattgaggtgtaaaaaaataatatatacactcaataaaaaatttcaattcttatatcaaataaaagtttagactctaaacttttatttgatataaattttataaaaaataatcatgtttagatgtaatttttttaacatcttaaaatacatgtaaaaaagtcaaaagcagttaaaatgggacggagggagtattaatgaTGGTGTATGAATATTGATTGATAtatgtattcaaaaataaaatacaaagtgAATAGCTGGTCCaatattgtttttatgttttgaaAAATTGTTAAGGGAcacttttcaaaagaaaaaattcttaaaaaaaatggtCATTAGCCAAAATtgctttgataaattaaaacaatatcatatttcactttgaaaaa
This region includes:
- the LOC108206074 gene encoding pentatricopeptide repeat-containing protein At5g50390, chloroplastic translates to MDIPLSRFQCLSFEQIKNSCKFPFLHSNFRRLHEISLISRKSKIPLFQISCSYVEQGLKPRPVPKPSRIEVDEEKVNVDKPRIGGNSSGLAGQIEKLVVYKRYKEALELFEILEIEGDHDLGSSTYDALVDACISLRSIRGVKRVFSFMINSGFEPDQYLRNRMLLMHVKCKMMIDARYLFDEMPERNLVSWNTIIGGLVDSGDYIEAFRLFLTAWEEYSDLGVGCRSFATMIRAAAGLERISPGRQLHSITVKMGIAGDVFLSSALIDMYSKCGNIDDAQCVFDLMPTKTTVGWNSIIAGYALHGYSEEALAIYYEMLDSGVKMDHFTFSIIIRVCTRLGSLEHAKQAHAGLVRNGFGLDMVANTALVDFYSKWGRIEDARNVFEKMPHKNVISWNALIAGYGSHGLGIEAVRLFHRMTYEGVMPNHVTFLAVLSACSYSNLQDYGWEIFESMSRDHKVKPRAMHYACMIELLGREGHLDEAFALISDCPFKPTVNMWAALLTACRFNKNLVLGKLAAERIYGMEPEKLSNYIVLLNVYNSLGKSEEAASIFNTLRKKGLRMLPACTWIEIKKQSYVFHSGDKSYAQTKEIYENLDKLMLEITKHGYALENNTLLPDVDKQEGRLQLYHSEKLAISFGLLNTQDSTPLHLVQSHRICNDCHNAVKLIAMVTNCEIVLRDASRFHRFQDGKCSCGDYW
- the LOC108205861 gene encoding uncharacterized protein LOC108205861; the encoded protein is MEMEKNSSSNTNIWSHLDLLMRAKSKESLEYILQALWRTRNTGLDATDRRLFCEILDSLPDSQLDPLLVCLRMLIRQCVQENVSKDEIHKLFPAEVSIEMQRLLTLLLQKFHSEWREDIQKDRSTLPRYKNMSWKMENQGDELMEPRAVINLKLQSNVLTQTKETNVAFQLAKDNLNTMMQSMYSIRDQLSDAGGMPHEPLQQPTDMV